CGACTGTCGACGGTACGCTCGCCATCTCAAAAAGCAGGCCCGCGACGGCGATTTGAAAGCGAGTACCGCGACCACCTACTACGCGTACGTCCGCGCGTTCCTCACGTTCTGTGTCGCCGACGAGCTCCTCGATACGAATCCGGCCAAAGCGAAGCGTGCTACCGACGAGCTCCCCGAGGATCTCGGTGACGCCGACCGGCAGTTCTGGCGGGAAAAGGAGCGGCGGGCGATCATGCGCTACGTCGACGAACGTGTCGACCACGCCCTTGACGAGGAAGCGGACGTGAGTCGTAATCGGGCCTTTCGCGACCGAGCAATCGTCTATCTCCTAGGACTCTCAGGCGTTCGCGGCGCGGAGGTGTTCGCTGAACCCTCGGACGACAAGCGCAACGGCATCACCTGGGGAGACATCCAACTCGACGCCGGTGCAGTCCGCGTCCTCGGGAAGTCACGAGAGTACGAGTATGCACAGCTGCCCGAGCGGGCCGCCACGGCATTAGAGCGGTACAGGACTGTCCTTGATCCCCCAACCAACGAGTGGCCGGTCTTTCCCAGCGGGCACGCTCCGTCGAAATATCGCGCCGTTCGCGAGCAGCTGGCCCACGAGGGAATTTCGGACGACGAGATCGAGACCATCCTCGACGACAGTGATATCGACACAGTGCTCCGAGAACATGAGGTCGTCCCACCAGCGCTCTCGACGAACGGTGCTCGCAACCTGATGAAGCGGCTGTGTGAGGACGCTGACCTTGACGTCGACGGTGACTACCTGAAGCCACACGGTGCTCGTCGAGGGCTCGGCCACGAACTTTACGCGAGTGGCCACGCTGAACTGGCCCAATCAGCGCTCCGACACGCGAGCATCGAGACAACCCACGAGTCGTACTCCGACATCCAGGCAGCAGAGACGGCGAAGCAAGTCGACGATCTCCTCGGGGAGTGAATCAACCAACGCGTGGATGCAGCAGTAGGGCGTTGGTTTAGGAGGCATCGGAACCCTAATGTTAATCCTAATATTAAGATTATGGTTATTAGTTGCCTTTGGAGGGGCCCGAGAGAATCCAGAGACGTACCTGAGGAAGTCCCATATAAAGCATGGTGCCCGTATTATCTGAATCTGGCTCTACTCCTCCTAGAAATCGATAACACAGGTTAGACCCTATATGTCCTCCCGGGTTTATATCAATCATATGGGTCTCAGAGACCTGATCAAACAGCGGCGGAGTAGAGTTCTCCCCGAAGAAGTGGGAGACGCAGCGGCAGACGTCATTCCGGGATTCTTCATCGAAGGCCAAGTTGCTCCGAAGTACAGAGAGCACCTGCTGGAGAGCTATCGGAAGCGCGATGGGAATCCACCGAGGCGAGATGACAACGGACATCTCCGCTCGATTGATGAAACACGGATGGACAGGGCCTGGAACGATGTTGCCGAGGCTATGGATCGAAGTGAAGGTGACATTCGAGCCTGTGTTCTCAACATATACGAGGATGCTGGCGAGTATGAAACCAAACCGGCCCGCCTCCGTCACGATTTTAACGAAATACTGACTCGTGCCGCGACTGAAATCGAGGATTGAGCCTGCCACGGCGTCCATCACTGTCGAGCCCTACCTGCTTCCTGTTCACACGTAGCCTTTCGGACAGAGGAACTCCAATTGAGGGAGCATGATTAATCTTAAGAATAAGGTTAAACCTTTGAGAATAGTAATCGGGTGAAGTGGACTGGACCATCAGTAATTCAATACTAGCCGTCCCAGTGAACGACAAACCAGTATTGGTCTACAGCAGCACTAAGTAGTAGACGACCTGTTTTAATCTTATTCTTAAGATTA
This genomic window from Halogeometricum sp. S3BR5-2 contains:
- a CDS encoding tyrosine-type recombinase/integrase, which codes for MEPDEGDATPGGTPVETAIQQYLDSVEAGNSRKNFASTLATWRTWLREERSVTSLEDLDVLDCRRYARHLKKQARDGDLKASTATTYYAYVRAFLTFCVADELLDTNPAKAKRATDELPEDLGDADRQFWREKERRAIMRYVDERVDHALDEEADVSRNRAFRDRAIVYLLGLSGVRGAEVFAEPSDDKRNGITWGDIQLDAGAVRVLGKSREYEYAQLPERAATALERYRTVLDPPTNEWPVFPSGHAPSKYRAVREQLAHEGISDDEIETILDDSDIDTVLREHEVVPPALSTNGARNLMKRLCEDADLDVDGDYLKPHGARRGLGHELYASGHAELAQSALRHASIETTHESYSDIQAAETAKQVDDLLGE